A DNA window from Theobroma cacao cultivar B97-61/B2 chromosome 5, Criollo_cocoa_genome_V2, whole genome shotgun sequence contains the following coding sequences:
- the LOC18598450 gene encoding calcium-dependent protein kinase 1 — protein sequence MGNSCITLRKDGLFQTISNSIWWSRPAEVGNEDKKQIGNEAHSESTEAEAVQNQPPEEMKIVKEETGREQQGKSQEETQRQQSKSAPQRLNSKPSQLAGFNKEETKVEPGKPRKPHNVKRQSCAGLQVDSVLQTKTGHLKEYYNLGRKLGHGQFGTTFLCVEKGSGKECACKSIAKRKLTTQDDVDDVRREIQIMHHMAGHPNVISIKGAYEDSVAVHVVMELCAGGELFDRIVKRGHYTERKAAELARTIVGVVEACHSMGVMHRDLKPENFLFVNEEEDSPLKAIDFGLSIFFKPGDILSDVVGSPYYVAPEVLRKRYGPEADVWSAGVIIYILLSGVPPFWGETEQEIFDEVLHGDLDFTSDPWPSISDSAKDLVRKMLVRDAKKRITAYEVLRHPWVQVDGVAPDKPLDSIVLSRMKQFSAMNKLKKMALRVIAQRLSEEEIAGLKEIFKMIDTDNSGQITYEELKAGLKKFGANLAESEFHALMQAADVDNSGTIDYEEFIAATLHLNKIEREDHLFAAFSYFDRDGSGYITQDELQKACQEFGIEDISLDEMIQEVDQDNDGRIDYNEFVAMMQKGNPEFGMKGPQGKGFSIGFREALPVC from the exons ATGGGAAATAGTTGTATTACATTAAGAAAAGATGGACTCTTTCAAACGATCTCAAATTCCATTTGGTGGTCTCGACCAGCCGAAGTTGGAAATGAGGATAAAAAACAAATTGGCAATGAAGCTCATTCTGAAAGTACAGAGGCAGAAGCTGTTCAAAACCAGCCCCCCGAAGAAATGAAGATCGTTAAGGAAGAGACAGGCAGGGAACAACAAGGGAAATCTCAAGAAGAGACCCAAAGACAACAATCAAAGTCTGCCCCTCAAAGACTTAACTCCAAACCATCACAGCTAGCAGGATTTAACAAGGAAGAGACCAAGGTAGAGCCTGGAAAACCCCGGAAGCCCCATAATGTTAAGAGGCAGTCATGTGCAGGGCTGCAGGTAGATTCAGTGTTACAAACCAAAACAGGTCATTTGAAGGAATACTACAACTTGGGGAGGAAGCTAGGACACGGTCAGTTTGGCACAACTTTTCTTTGTGTGGAGAAAGGATCAGGGAAGGAGTGTGCCTGTAAATCTATTGCAAAAAGGAAGCTGACAACGCAAGATGATGTCGATGATGTGAGGAGGGAAATTCAGATAATGCATCACATGGCAGGGCACCCTAATGTTATCTCCATCAAAGGGGCTTATGAGGATTCGGTGGCGGTTCATGTTGTCATGGAGTTGTGTGCAGGTGGAGAACTCTTTGATAGGATTGTAAAGAGAGGGCATTATACTGAAAGAAAGGCCGCAGAACTAGCAAGGACTATAGTTGGTGTAGTAGAAGCCTGCCACTCCATGGGAGTCATGCATAGGGATCTTAAGCCtgagaattttctttttgtgaatGAGGAGGAGGATTCACCCCTTAAAGCCATTGATTTTGGATTATCAATATTCTTCAAGCCTG GGGATATCTTATCTGATGTCGTTGGAAGCCCATATTATGTTGCACCTGAGGTTTTGCGCAAGCGTTATGGTCCAGAAGCAGATGTGTGGAGTGCTGGGGTGATCATTTACATTCTCTTGAGTGGAGTACCTCCGTTTTGGGGCG AAACTGAACAAGAAATATTTGATGAGGTTTTGCACGGTGATCTTGACTTCACATCTGATCCCTGGCCTAGTATCTCTGATAGTGCAAAAGATCTAGTGAGAAAAATGCTTGTCAGAGATGCCAAAAAGCGGATAACTGCATATGAAGTACTAC GCCACCCTTGGGTTCAGGTTGATGGTGTGGCTCCAGACAAGCCACTTGATTCTATAGTCTTAAGCCGCATGAAGCAATTTTCTGCAATGAACAAGCTCAAGAAAATGGCCCTTAGA GTCATTGCACAGAGACTTTCTGAAGAAGAAATAGCCGGCTTGaaggaaattttcaagatgaTAGATACAGACAATAGTGGTCAAATTACCTATGAAGAACTCAAAGCtggattaaaaaaattcgGTGCTAATCTTGCTGAGTCAGAGTTTCATGCTCTAATGCAGGCT GCAGATGTTGATAACAGTGGTACAATTGATTATGAAGAGTTCATAGCTGCAACATTGCATCTAAACAAGATTGAGAGGGAAGATCATCTCTTTGCAGCCTTCTCGTATTTCGACAGAGATGGCAGTGGCTACATTACTCAAGATGAGCTTCAAAAAGCTTGTCAAGAGTTTGGCATTGAGGATATCAGCCTGGATGAAATGATCCAAGAAGTCGATCAGGACAAT gATGGACGGATCGATTACAATGAATTTGTGGCGATGATGCAGAAAGGCAATCCTGAATTTGGTATGAAGGGTCCTCAGGGTAAAGGTTTTAGCATTGGATTTAGGGAGGCATTGCCAGTATGTTGA